In Deinococcus psychrotolerans, a genomic segment contains:
- the carA gene encoding glutamine-hydrolyzing carbamoyl-phosphate synthase small subunit: MIRKERAVLALEDGTVYRGYAFGHRGETVGEVVFNTSMTGYQEIMTDPSYNGQIVAMTYPHIGNYGVAIYDMESNKPFVRGFIGREFSDGFSNYRAQESLESFMQSHGVVSIQGIDTRALVRRLREGGVVKGVVAHRSFTHPEDSYGEFSVEEEMALVQRALQHEDIDGRDMTQEVTTALPYAFPTLKHGKRVVLMDFGIKHTIIERLAEVGIEPIVVPAQTTAAQVMALQPHGLFLSNGPGDPSAPTYAHRTAWELMGLLPTFGICLGHQILGLAAGGQTFKMKFGHRGGNQPVKNLLTGNVEITAQNHGYAVDLASIPNGEFVATHLNLNDQTLEGMAHSRYPVFSVQYHPEASPGPHDSRYLFDRFIEEINAFDGATGTPVEKALSGRYGV; this comes from the coding sequence ATGATTCGTAAAGAACGTGCAGTGCTGGCGCTGGAAGACGGCACCGTGTACCGGGGCTACGCTTTCGGGCACCGGGGCGAAACAGTAGGCGAGGTGGTCTTCAACACCTCCATGACTGGCTACCAAGAGATCATGACTGACCCCAGCTACAACGGCCAAATCGTCGCCATGACGTATCCGCATATCGGCAACTACGGCGTGGCGATCTACGACATGGAGAGCAACAAGCCGTTCGTGCGCGGGTTCATCGGGCGCGAGTTCAGCGACGGCTTTTCCAATTACCGCGCCCAAGAGTCGTTGGAATCGTTTATGCAGAGTCACGGCGTCGTCAGCATTCAGGGCATCGACACCCGCGCTCTGGTGAGGCGCTTGCGTGAAGGCGGCGTGGTCAAAGGTGTAGTGGCGCACCGCAGTTTTACCCATCCCGAAGATTCCTACGGTGAATTCAGCGTGGAAGAAGAAATGGCGCTGGTGCAGCGGGCGCTTCAGCATGAAGACATCGACGGGCGTGACATGACCCAGGAAGTCACCACCGCCTTGCCCTACGCTTTCCCGACGCTCAAGCACGGCAAGCGGGTGGTCTTGATGGATTTCGGCATCAAGCACACCATCATTGAGCGCCTCGCGGAAGTCGGTATCGAGCCGATTGTGGTTCCGGCCCAGACCACCGCCGCGCAGGTGATGGCGCTCCAGCCACACGGTCTGTTTTTGTCCAATGGCCCAGGCGACCCGTCCGCGCCGACTTACGCCCACCGCACCGCTTGGGAACTGATGGGCCTGCTGCCCACCTTCGGGATTTGCCTCGGCCACCAGATTTTGGGCTTGGCGGCGGGCGGTCAGACCTTCAAAATGAAATTCGGACACCGGGGCGGCAACCAACCGGTCAAGAATCTGCTGACCGGCAACGTCGAGATTACCGCCCAAAATCACGGCTACGCAGTGGACTTGGCCAGCATTCCCAACGGCGAATTCGTGGCGACCCATCTCAATCTCAACGACCAGACCCTAGAGGGCATGGCCCACAGCCGCTACCCGGTGTTCAGCGTTCAGTACCACCCCGAAGCCTCGCCAGGGCCGCACGACAGCCGTTATCTGTTTGACCGCTTCATCGAAGAGATCAACGCCTTTGACGGCGCGACAGGCACGCCAGTCGAGAAGGCCCTGTCGGGTCGCTACGGCGTTTGA
- a CDS encoding HIT family protein has protein sequence MNVTLELDGTLLSKRQTEWGHHLAHPDENPLSTRAEFAGGEVLLENEWCVYSQDSRYADGLPYSGFIVTKRPCQTVFDLTPEEAAATHALLAEVRAHLDASVKRDGYTVGWNVYPAGGAHIPHVHLHIIPRWNTDAAAGAGLRYFLKAAQERRQQR, from the coding sequence GTGAACGTCACGCTGGAGCTAGACGGCACCCTGCTCAGTAAGCGCCAGACCGAGTGGGGGCACCATCTGGCCCACCCCGATGAAAATCCTCTTTCCACTCGGGCCGAGTTCGCGGGCGGTGAGGTGCTGCTGGAAAATGAGTGGTGCGTCTACTCGCAAGACTCGCGCTACGCAGACGGCTTGCCGTACTCCGGTTTTATTGTCACCAAGCGGCCTTGCCAAACCGTCTTTGACCTGACTCCAGAGGAAGCCGCCGCCACCCACGCGCTGCTCGCCGAGGTTCGGGCGCACTTGGACGCCAGCGTTAAGCGGGATGGGTACACGGTGGGCTGGAATGTCTATCCAGCGGGCGGAGCGCACATCCCGCACGTTCATTTGCACATTATTCCCCGCTGGAACACTGACGCGGCGGCGGGCGCGGGCCTGCGTTATTTCCTCAAAGCGGCACAGGAGCGACGACAGCAGCGTTAA
- a CDS encoding DUF4097 family beta strand repeat-containing protein, translating into MSLHSVFSRGLNFSAFALLLSSAALAATPYNSVNLTLKQELGNLSLSVNTKASPIMGVSKPTVKNGVAYISASHSMGDWAIGLSPKLPLSLTLDRQQGDAALDLRSLKLSALSITQQLGDLTLNLPAATLQATLTQTQGDTTITLPSNVGLRLNVKKFTQGTLIMSGKTVADGFKFSGVYMTANYDSAAYKVNMTINKEQGNLTVK; encoded by the coding sequence ATGTCCTTACATTCTGTTTTTAGCCGTGGGCTGAATTTTTCAGCATTTGCCTTGCTTCTCAGCAGCGCAGCACTGGCCGCCACGCCGTACAACAGCGTCAACCTCACACTCAAGCAGGAGTTGGGGAATTTGTCGCTCAGTGTCAATACCAAGGCTTCGCCCATCATGGGTGTCAGCAAACCCACCGTCAAGAACGGCGTGGCTTATATCAGCGCGTCACACTCGATGGGCGACTGGGCCATTGGCCTGAGTCCAAAGCTGCCTCTCAGCTTGACCCTAGACCGGCAACAAGGCGACGCCGCACTTGATTTGCGCTCACTCAAACTCTCGGCGCTCAGCATTACTCAGCAACTCGGCGACCTTACTTTGAACCTTCCTGCCGCCACTTTGCAGGCAACGCTCACCCAAACGCAAGGCGACACGACCATTACTTTGCCGAGCAATGTGGGTCTGCGCTTGAATGTCAAGAAATTTACCCAAGGCACGCTCATCATGAGCGGCAAAACAGTAGCGGACGGCTTTAAATTTAGCGGTGTTTATATGACTGCCAATTATGACAGCGCCGCCTATAAAGTGAACATGACCATCAATAAAGAACAGGGCAATTTGACCGTCAAGTAA
- a CDS encoding GNAT family N-acetyltransferase, with amino-acid sequence MTQPVTTPSDTAQGQLRLATPNDYAAVVKVMQDAGLSPDAVMVVGTTYWLLEQNGQPVGAIGLEHGEGASLLRGAAVVPSARGQGLGRQLVQSAVEHARQHGDKVLYMFSTGGDWESFHFVQVPLAVVMGDLPDAPQVAHYRAAGTRPGGTTWMRDLS; translated from the coding sequence ATGACCCAGCCCGTTACCACTCCGTCCGATACGGCCCAAGGCCAACTGCGCCTCGCCACCCCCAACGATTACGCCGCCGTCGTCAAAGTGATGCAGGACGCTGGCCTCTCGCCCGACGCCGTGATGGTGGTCGGTACGACGTACTGGCTCCTCGAGCAAAATGGTCAGCCGGTGGGCGCAATCGGCCTGGAACACGGCGAGGGCGCTTCACTTCTGCGCGGCGCAGCGGTTGTCCCTTCGGCGCGTGGGCAGGGCCTGGGGCGTCAGTTGGTGCAGAGCGCGGTGGAACATGCCCGTCAACACGGCGACAAAGTGCTGTACATGTTTTCCACCGGCGGCGACTGGGAGAGCTTCCACTTCGTGCAGGTGCCGCTGGCCGTCGTAATGGGGGACCTGCCCGACGCGCCGCAAGTGGCCCACTACCGCGCGGCGGGTACCCGTCCCGGCGGCACCACTTGGATGCGGGATTTGAGCTAA
- the argH gene encoding argininosuccinate lyase, whose protein sequence is MTNNNIKDKKLWGGRFAEATDGLVELFNASVGFDQRLAEQDIRGSLAHVAMLGQVGILSPEEVEQIQSGLDDVLTDIRAGTFEWRLDREDVHMNVEAALRDRIGPVAGKLHTARSRNDQVAVDFRLFTKEAALDLAAKTRALRAVMLAEAEKHLSAEVILPGYTHLQVAQPILLSHWFMAYVAMLERDEGRLRDAATRMDESPLGSSALAGTPWPIDRHAAAAALGFARPTANSLDGVGSRDFALEFLSACAILSAHLSRLSEELILYSTFEFGFLTLPDSHTTGSSIMPQKKNPDVSELARGKAGRVFGNLMGLLTVVKGTPLAYNKDLQEDKEGVFDSYDTLSIVLRLYAEMLPKTVWHAEITKAAAARGYSTATDVADFLARQGVPFREAHEVVGGLVGFASRSGRQLWELTDDELKSAHPLLSAEIAQTLTVEESVKNRLSYGGTAPVRVREAVEAAKAALKQ, encoded by the coding sequence GTGACCAATAACAACATCAAAGATAAGAAACTCTGGGGAGGCCGCTTCGCTGAAGCTACGGACGGCCTTGTAGAACTCTTCAACGCCTCGGTGGGCTTCGATCAGCGCTTGGCCGAGCAAGACATTCGCGGCTCACTGGCGCACGTCGCCATGCTGGGCCAAGTCGGGATTCTCAGCCCCGAGGAAGTTGAGCAGATTCAAAGCGGCCTTGACGACGTGCTCACCGATATCCGCGCCGGAACATTTGAATGGCGGCTAGACCGTGAAGACGTGCATATGAACGTGGAAGCTGCCCTGCGCGACCGGATTGGGCCGGTCGCGGGCAAGCTCCACACCGCCCGCAGCCGCAACGATCAGGTGGCCGTAGATTTCCGCTTGTTTACCAAAGAAGCCGCGCTGGACTTGGCCGCCAAAACGCGGGCGTTGCGGGCCGTGATGCTCGCGGAAGCCGAGAAGCATCTGTCAGCCGAAGTGATTTTGCCTGGCTACACCCATTTGCAGGTGGCCCAACCCATCTTGCTCAGCCACTGGTTTATGGCTTACGTGGCGATGCTGGAGCGCGACGAAGGCCGCTTGCGCGACGCCGCGACACGCATGGATGAATCCCCGCTCGGCTCCTCGGCGTTGGCCGGAACGCCTTGGCCGATTGACCGCCACGCCGCCGCCGCCGCTCTCGGCTTTGCCCGCCCCACCGCCAACAGCTTGGACGGCGTGGGCAGCCGCGACTTCGCCCTAGAGTTTCTGAGCGCCTGCGCCATTCTCAGCGCCCATTTGTCGCGCCTCAGCGAAGAACTGATTTTATACAGCACCTTTGAATTTGGCTTTTTGACTTTGCCCGATTCACACACCACCGGCAGCAGCATCATGCCCCAGAAGAAAAACCCCGATGTGTCTGAGCTGGCACGCGGCAAGGCGGGGCGAGTCTTCGGCAATCTGATGGGCCTGCTGACGGTGGTCAAAGGCACGCCGCTGGCTTACAACAAAGACTTGCAGGAAGACAAAGAGGGCGTGTTCGACAGCTACGACACCCTGAGCATCGTGCTGCGCTTGTACGCCGAGATGCTGCCCAAAACTGTCTGGCACGCTGAAATTACCAAAGCCGCTGCCGCGCGGGGTTACTCCACCGCCACCGATGTCGCCGACTTTTTGGCGCGTCAGGGGGTGCCGTTCCGTGAGGCACATGAAGTCGTGGGCGGCTTGGTGGGCTTTGCTTCCCGCAGTGGCCGCCAGCTCTGGGAACTCACCGACGACGAATTGAAGTCGGCCCACCCGCTGCTGAGTGCCGAAATCGCCCAGACGCTGACGGTGGAAGAAAGCGTCAAGAACCGTCTGAGTTACGGCGGAACTGCTCCCGTGCGGGTGCGCGAAGCAGTGGAAGCGGCCAAGGCGGCACTGAAACAGTGA
- a CDS encoding DUF11 domain-containing protein, whose protein sequence is MAVSAAGATATPAGTVITNVATLNFSDFNGTDQPPVDSPPVKTTVTPVPSFVLTPNDGSADVTKPDYTKPGQTNNNGKPGDVVVFPYQITNTGNVPGESYTLGNLPDPTGVVKPGTNVLYYLTNPDTNNDGLVSPAELTAAGTAITTISGVNQDQTVKFYQVYTVPTTALNTEKYGADPTGTRNPNTAKDQGLVINLPIDANNSNTTTIARQDGGVIGPKNDPTAVGGTPVYTSPEGVLITPDQNGKDTQTANATVTTTTITFTNTIKNNGNRPDIFTVAPNPANFPAGSTIVLLNPDGTPFTQTPSVNPGGTTDILVKVTLPAGSTSADATKQPTVTLTVISGNDPTKTDTTKDIVNLPGAKFGDVDPKTPGTDPTPVPAVPATPASPDPKDPTAVNVDPKVCTTTTNAFLPMGVKNTGGAPDRFVISGSTSIRLTNGKDELVNVTYYTDTNANGVLDAGEVVLPPVAGGQDTGLIAPGATLKLVAVIPVPCASAQGTYTINQKVVSPTSGTIEDKNDTVKVGGNGTPPVVTKTVDKDKAQPGDVLTYTISGTNKTNANIVKAILKDTVPVNTTYVSFVATSTSTGKVLYSTNGTTWSAAAPAAPQPDGSTIYTGVDTNNDGNITTADILKPGESISAIFKVQVK, encoded by the coding sequence ATGGCAGTAAGCGCGGCGGGCGCGACAGCCACTCCTGCCGGAACTGTCATCACCAACGTCGCCACCCTGAACTTTTCGGATTTCAACGGAACCGATCAGCCCCCGGTGGACTCACCGCCCGTTAAGACGACAGTTACTCCGGTGCCGAGCTTCGTGCTGACCCCCAACGATGGCAGTGCAGACGTGACCAAGCCGGACTACACCAAGCCCGGTCAGACCAACAACAACGGCAAGCCCGGCGACGTGGTCGTGTTTCCTTACCAGATCACCAACACCGGCAACGTACCGGGCGAGTCGTACACCTTGGGCAACCTGCCTGATCCCACCGGTGTGGTCAAGCCCGGCACCAATGTGCTGTATTACCTCACCAACCCCGACACCAACAACGACGGCCTTGTTAGCCCTGCCGAACTTACAGCGGCGGGCACGGCGATCACGACCATCAGCGGCGTCAATCAGGATCAGACCGTCAAGTTCTACCAGGTCTATACCGTCCCCACCACGGCCCTGAACACCGAAAAGTACGGGGCGGATCCGACCGGCACCCGCAACCCCAACACCGCCAAGGATCAGGGCCTCGTCATCAACTTGCCCATTGATGCCAACAACTCCAACACCACCACCATCGCCCGTCAGGACGGCGGCGTCATCGGGCCGAAGAACGATCCCACGGCAGTTGGCGGCACCCCGGTCTACACCTCACCTGAAGGTGTGCTGATCACCCCTGACCAGAACGGCAAAGACACCCAGACGGCCAACGCCACCGTCACCACCACCACCATTACCTTCACCAACACCATCAAGAACAACGGTAACCGCCCTGACATCTTCACGGTAGCGCCCAACCCCGCCAATTTCCCGGCTGGCTCTACCATCGTGCTGCTCAACCCTGACGGCACGCCGTTTACGCAGACGCCCAGCGTGAACCCCGGCGGCACCACCGATATCCTCGTGAAAGTGACGCTGCCTGCTGGCTCGACTTCTGCAGACGCGACCAAACAGCCCACTGTGACCCTGACGGTCATCAGCGGCAACGATCCCACCAAGACCGACACCACCAAGGACATCGTCAACCTGCCGGGAGCCAAGTTCGGCGACGTGGATCCCAAGACCCCCGGCACCGATCCTACCCCCGTCCCCGCCGTTCCGGCCACCCCAGCCAGCCCCGATCCCAAGGATCCCACGGCAGTCAACGTGGATCCCAAGGTCTGCACTACCACCACCAACGCCTTCTTGCCGATGGGCGTCAAGAACACGGGCGGCGCACCTGACCGCTTCGTGATCTCCGGCAGCACCTCAATCAGACTGACCAACGGCAAGGACGAGTTGGTCAACGTGACCTACTACACCGATACCAATGCCAACGGCGTGCTGGACGCGGGCGAAGTTGTCCTGCCCCCCGTGGCTGGCGGCCAAGACACCGGCCTTATCGCTCCCGGCGCGACCCTCAAGCTGGTGGCGGTCATCCCCGTGCCGTGCGCCTCGGCTCAGGGTACCTACACCATTAACCAGAAAGTTGTCTCGCCCACTTCAGGCACCATTGAAGACAAGAACGACACCGTCAAGGTTGGCGGCAACGGCACCCCGCCCGTTGTCACCAAGACTGTAGACAAGGACAAGGCCCAGCCCGGCGACGTGCTGACCTACACCATCTCCGGAACCAACAAGACCAACGCCAACATCGTCAAGGCGATCTTGAAGGACACCGTTCCGGTCAACACCACCTACGTCAGCTTTGTGGCCACCTCCACCTCCACCGGCAAGGTGCTCTACAGCACCAACGGCACCACGTGGAGCGCTGCTGCTCCGGCTGCGCCTCAGCCTGATGGCAGCACCATCTACACCGGCGTAGACACCAACAATGACGGCAATATCACCACTGCCGACATCCTCAAGCCCGGCGAAAGCATCAGCGCCATCTTCAAGGTGCAAGTCAAGTAA
- a CDS encoding argininosuccinate synthase produces the protein MTHIEQKPADNAATDYTSAPKQKIVLAYSGGLDTSIILKWLQTERNYDVVAFTADLGQGDEVEEARLKALKTGAVAAYALDLREEFVRDYVFPMFRSSALYEGYYLLGTSIARPLIAKKMVEIAEQEGAVAVSHGATGKGNDQVRFEMTAYALKPDIVTVAPWRDWAFQGRADLEAFARENDIPVPTTKKDPWSTDANMLHISYEGGILEDPWTEAPAHMFKMTVSPEDAPNEAEYVEVEFVNGDPVSINGEKLSAAELLTKANQIGGRNGVGRIDLVENRFVGMKSRGVYETPGGTLLYHARRAVESLTLDREVLHQRDALGVKYAELVYNGFWFAPEREALQVYIDHVAQSVTGTARLRLYKGNCDVVGRKAPRSLYDKDLVSFEAGGDYNQHDAGAFIKLNALRMRVQARVEAKAKSE, from the coding sequence ATGACACACATTGAGCAAAAGCCTGCTGATAACGCTGCCACTGACTACACCTCCGCGCCCAAGCAGAAAATCGTGCTGGCCTATTCTGGCGGCTTGGACACCTCCATCATCCTCAAGTGGCTGCAAACGGAGCGCAACTATGACGTGGTGGCTTTTACTGCCGACCTCGGTCAAGGCGACGAGGTGGAAGAAGCCCGCCTCAAGGCCCTCAAAACCGGCGCGGTGGCGGCGTACGCCCTCGATTTGCGTGAAGAGTTCGTGCGCGATTATGTGTTCCCGATGTTCCGCAGCAGCGCACTGTACGAGGGCTACTACCTTCTCGGCACCAGCATTGCCCGCCCCTTGATTGCCAAGAAGATGGTGGAAATTGCCGAACAAGAAGGTGCGGTGGCCGTCTCACACGGAGCGACAGGGAAGGGCAACGATCAAGTCCGTTTTGAAATGACTGCTTACGCTCTCAAGCCCGACATCGTGACGGTGGCTCCGTGGCGCGACTGGGCTTTTCAGGGCCGCGCCGATTTGGAAGCGTTTGCCCGCGAGAACGACATTCCAGTGCCGACCACCAAAAAAGACCCCTGGTCGACCGACGCCAACATGCTGCACATTTCTTACGAAGGCGGCATTTTGGAAGATCCTTGGACGGAGGCCCCCGCCCACATGTTCAAGATGACGGTCAGCCCCGAAGACGCGCCCAATGAAGCGGAATATGTGGAAGTGGAGTTTGTGAACGGCGATCCGGTCAGCATCAACGGCGAGAAGCTGAGCGCTGCCGAACTGCTGACCAAAGCCAATCAGATTGGTGGGCGCAACGGCGTGGGCCGAATTGACCTGGTGGAAAACCGCTTTGTGGGCATGAAATCGCGCGGCGTCTACGAAACGCCCGGCGGTACGCTGCTGTATCACGCCCGCCGCGCAGTGGAAAGCCTGACGCTTGACCGCGAAGTGCTGCACCAACGCGACGCGCTGGGTGTCAAATACGCCGAACTGGTTTACAACGGCTTTTGGTTTGCCCCCGAACGTGAAGCGCTGCAGGTCTATATCGACCACGTGGCCCAGAGCGTCACCGGAACAGCCCGCCTGAGACTGTACAAGGGCAACTGCGACGTGGTGGGCCGCAAAGCGCCGCGCAGCTTGTATGACAAAGACTTGGTGAGCTTTGAAGCGGGCGGCGACTACAACCAGCACGATGCGGGCGCATTCATCAAGCTCAATGCCCTCAGGATGCGTGTGCAGGCGCGGGTTGAAGCCAAGGCCAAGTCAGAGTAA
- a CDS encoding GNAT family N-acetyltransferase — translation MILAPDTSTTPHITIRQAKLSDLDTIHDLILAAGLSTERSAITATLEGCTYWMADLNGIPAGCIGLELGQGASLLRSASVLPASRRRGLGRALVMSALTYATLRGDKRLYLFSSGAGPFWEPFGFVPVSSAEVSAALPSAPQVLSGQSRGWIEREQAWKRVMGA, via the coding sequence ATGATCCTAGCTCCTGATACGTCCACCACGCCCCACATCACTATTCGTCAAGCCAAGCTGAGCGATTTAGACACCATCCACGACCTCATCTTGGCGGCAGGGCTGAGCACCGAACGCAGCGCCATCACCGCCACTTTGGAGGGCTGCACGTACTGGATGGCCGACCTCAACGGCATTCCGGCGGGTTGTATCGGCTTAGAGCTTGGACAGGGAGCCAGTTTGCTGCGTTCGGCCAGCGTCTTACCCGCCTCAAGGCGGCGGGGGCTGGGGCGGGCGCTGGTGATGAGCGCTCTGACATATGCCACCCTGCGCGGCGACAAGCGGCTGTATCTGTTCAGCAGCGGCGCTGGCCCGTTCTGGGAGCCGTTCGGCTTCGTGCCGGTCAGTAGCGCCGAAGTCTCAGCCGCCCTGCCGAGCGCCCCGCAAGTGCTCAGCGGCCAGTCTCGCGGTTGGATTGAGCGCGAACAAGCTTGGAAGCGGGTGATGGGCGCGTGA
- a CDS encoding GNAT family N-acetyltransferase, with product MNLPEEYVLRTATAQDAEIIQVQRDAMYTDMGSALERVQAASADSLKWLRCGLESGAYSGVLIETGGWVVAGAGVIWQEFPPSPRSLVTTRAYILNVYVAPPQRGQGLARHLMQALLAECAVRNVSLISLHASDAGKSTYEKLGFTTTNEMRLIMETL from the coding sequence ATGAACTTGCCGGAGGAGTACGTTCTCCGCACGGCGACGGCTCAGGACGCCGAAATTATTCAGGTTCAGCGCGATGCCATGTACACCGACATGGGCAGTGCGCTGGAGCGGGTGCAGGCGGCATCGGCGGACAGTCTGAAATGGCTGCGCTGTGGGCTGGAAAGCGGAGCTTATTCCGGCGTCCTGATTGAAACTGGTGGGTGGGTGGTGGCCGGCGCTGGTGTGATCTGGCAGGAGTTTCCGCCCAGTCCGCGTAGTCTCGTGACGACGCGGGCCTATATCCTGAATGTCTACGTGGCCCCGCCACAGCGTGGGCAGGGGCTGGCCCGACACCTGATGCAGGCGCTCCTGGCCGAATGCGCGGTTCGGAATGTGAGCCTCATCAGCCTGCATGCTTCTGATGCCGGGAAATCCACTTACGAGAAGTTAGGATTTACCACCACCAATGAAATGCGTTTGATTATGGAAACCCTTTGA
- a CDS encoding N-acetyltransferase, translating into MTLMLDSIILPDVHPEAPLSTRKARLSDIEAIHALIGYWAAQGQMLVRSRVLLAENIRDFHLYFAAAHQGKAEGLVGVCGLHMLAPDLAEVRGLAIHPAMQGRGLGKKLVAACEDEARDIALPALFAWTYQQGFFEKCGFERIDKTNLHPKVWSECQRCAFFENCNEIAMFRALM; encoded by the coding sequence ATGACTTTAATGCTCGATTCGATCATCCTGCCCGACGTTCACCCTGAAGCTCCTCTCAGCACCCGCAAAGCCCGCCTCAGCGACATCGAGGCCATTCACGCCTTGATCGGCTACTGGGCGGCGCAGGGCCAAATGCTGGTCAGAAGCCGCGTCCTGCTGGCCGAAAATATCCGCGACTTCCATTTGTATTTTGCAGCGGCGCATCAGGGCAAAGCAGAAGGCTTGGTGGGGGTGTGCGGCCTGCACATGCTGGCTCCCGACCTCGCCGAAGTGCGCGGACTGGCCATTCACCCGGCCATGCAGGGGCGTGGCCTCGGCAAAAAGCTGGTGGCGGCCTGCGAAGATGAGGCCCGCGACATCGCTTTGCCTGCGCTGTTTGCGTGGACGTATCAACAAGGCTTTTTCGAGAAGTGCGGTTTTGAGCGCATCGACAAAACCAATCTGCACCCCAAAGTCTGGAGCGAGTGCCAGCGCTGCGCCTTTTTTGAGAACTGCAATGAAATTGCCATGTTCCGGGCGCTGATGTAA